GGATTGCTGCTTGCAACTTATGAGAAAGGGCGGACGGTGGTTCTTGAGGGATTGATGAGAGTGCTTGCGGCCCGGGAATAAACGAAGAAGGACACCCCGAGGGTATCCTTTTTAATGTACAGCCCGCGTTAGAACGACGTCAGCAGTCCGAGTTCGGTTACGCTCTGAACCTTGCCGCTGGAAACGATGTTGCCGATTTCAGCAGCATAGGCGCCATTCGTATGCTGGTACACACTGGTCAGATAGACCCTCGTGCGCCTCGACAGTGTGTGCGTGCCCTGAACGGCGACTTGATTGACGCGAACGTTCTTCAGCAGGTTGTTGCCAAATTCGTACGTATACGCCACACCGACATTCACCGCCGACGTCAGATCGTAGCCAGCGCCGGTCGCCAGTGCCGAGATACGCGCACCCGACTCCGTATTGCGTGCTTGAGCGTATAAGCCCGTTACGGACAGGCCGCCGAACCTGGTACGGGCGCCTGCCGTCAGGTTGGCCAGTCCGCCGTGGCCGGCGTTGATCAATGGCCAGTTCTGTACCGTGTAAACGACGGTAGCGCGGGTGTCGCCATGACAATACATCAGGGACGCACTCTTGCCCGAGCTATTGTTAAAGTCACCGGCCACACCACCCATACTGTACAT
Above is a genomic segment from Paraburkholderia aromaticivorans containing:
- a CDS encoding porin, giving the protein MFPSKFFFRGREDLGNGLRATFSLDSMISISTGELDPQSGGALFENSAWVALGKAGIGDVRFGRQNDFNFDDFLITGIDPATGIAGGMLNFRTGSFGSDLVGHPGYASGGPFAPITNAQGIPNGMGAIDWDRVGGKRMSSAIKFMSDDFGGFSGGVMYSMGGVAGDFNNSSGKSASLMYCHGDTRATVVYTVQNWPLINAGHGGLANLTAGARTRFGGLSVTGLYAQARNTESGARISALATGAGYDLTSAVNVGVAYTYEFGNNLLKNVRVNQVAVQGTHTLSRRTRVYLTSVYQHTNGAYAAEIGNIVSSGKVQSVTELGLLTSF